In a genomic window of Candidatus Thorarchaeota archaeon:
- a CDS encoding metallophosphoesterase: TGAQYEWLVDDLETTDKQIKFVIGHQPMYPLSHLGSSLDINETERDRLQALFVQENVTTYVCGHDHLFDRMTVNGVVQVISGGAGAPLYSTPWGGAYDHYVRTNVSTTRVEFEAIQTDGDIAENYTLPYEGCIEIALREIANTTAGLPDESPAIYFSEEPEEEYYSWDGGENTTEIGTLPDTNGLHTLDVYVKGSDGVWNHKHYAFTTVQGIDTETTTPPPDGIIDPIVIAGAMGIAAVIMVVLVYKLRISE, translated from the coding sequence ACTGGAGCGCAGTATGAATGGCTTGTGGATGACCTTGAAACAACTGACAAGCAGATCAAATTCGTCATTGGCCATCAACCAATGTATCCTCTTAGCCATCTAGGCAGTTCTTTAGATATAAACGAGACAGAACGAGACAGGCTACAGGCTTTGTTTGTACAAGAGAATGTAACCACATATGTGTGTGGTCACGATCATCTTTTTGATAGAATGACTGTCAATGGTGTTGTTCAAGTCATCTCCGGAGGAGCGGGAGCACCGCTATATAGCACTCCTTGGGGTGGAGCGTATGACCATTACGTCCGAACTAATGTCTCTACTACACGGGTAGAGTTCGAGGCAATACAAACCGATGGGGATATTGCCGAAAACTATACACTACCATATGAGGGATGTATCGAAATTGCGTTGAGGGAAATCGCCAATACTACAGCTGGTTTGCCAGACGAATCCCCAGCAATTTACTTTAGCGAAGAGCCTGAAGAGGAGTACTACTCATGGGATGGCGGTGAAAACACTACAGAGATAGGTACCTTGCCTGACACAAACGGACTTCATACACTTGATGTCTATGTCAAAGGCTCAGATGGTGTATGGAATCACAAACATTATGCGTTTACAACGGTCCAAGGTATAGACACAGAAACAACCACACCACCGCCTGATGGCATTATTGACCCTATCGTTATCGCCGGTGCGATGGGAATTGCAGCAGTAA